One Mycteria americana isolate JAX WOST 10 ecotype Jacksonville Zoo and Gardens chromosome 21, USCA_MyAme_1.0, whole genome shotgun sequence genomic region harbors:
- the CDCA8 gene encoding borealin, whose translation MATRRPGSAPRPARHCAAPRLAAPRRALIGWAAAAVGFERAAGGGAPDTGPDRPTDRPTDRPTDRLTDRLTDSLTPGTDPDPLSVPAPGPVAMAPARKKAGASARGRKLAAFLKDFDREVRSRLEQLRTNGQRLVKEVENLYNIEILRLPVALREMNWLDYFAKGGSKKVLEEAATADLEITEINKLTAEVIQTPLKIIKKVEKSKQDIEAIEEEAEPPLLPLAKKAKHDSQCLPELEAENVNPRTGKVKASMKKVPVSRSRRAPSARVKRLSKRSSKTSLITPATGRMVDLCARGGTSMITPKFDSRIFKTPGLRTPAVNERVYTISANGSPLADSNDIFISVPVGGGESIRLTASDLTKKNLLHLNPEAQGIMKKLSVRLAQACSGAKTHR comes from the exons atggcgaCCCGCCGACCCGGAAGCGCTCCCCGGCCCGCGCGTCATTGCGCCGCGCCCCGAttggccgcgccgcgccgcgctctgattggctgggcggcggcggcggttggGTTTGAacgcgcggcgggcggcggcgctcccGACACTGGCcccgaccgaccgaccgaccgaccgaccgaccgaccgaccgaccgactGACTGACCGACTGACTGACTCACTCACTCCCGGTACCGACCCTGACCCGCTCTCGGTACCGGCGCCCGGCCCCGTCGCCATGGCTCCCGCGCGAAAGAAGGCTGGCGCGAGCGCGCGCGGCAGGAAGCTGGCGGCCTTCCTGAAGGACTTCGACCGCGAGG TGAGGAGCCGGCTCGAGCAGCTGCGGACGAACGGGCAGCGCCTCGTCAAGGAGGTGGAGAACCTGTACAACATCGAGATCCTGCGGCTGCCGGTGGCACTCCGCGAGATGAACTGGCTCGACTACTTCG ctaaaGGAGGAAGCAAAAAGGTGTTGGAAGAGGCAGCAACG gcAGACttggaaataacagaaataaacaagTTAACAGCAGAAGTTATCCAGACTCCTTTAAAAATCATCAAGAAAG TGGAAAAATCTAAACAGGATATTGAAGCTATTGAAGAAGAAGCAGAGCCTCCTTTGCTTCCTctagcaaagaaagcaaaacatgatAGCCAGTGTCTTCCAGAGCTAGAAGCTGAAAACGTTAATCCGAGAACTGGAAAG GTGAAGGCATCCATGAAAAAAGTGCCAGTGTCCAGGAGCAGGAGAGCTCCTTCAGCAAGAGTGAAGCGCTTGAGTAAAAG ATCAAGCAAAACCAGCTTGATCACTCCAGCTACTGGTAGAATGGTTGATCTCTGTGCTCGGGGAGGTACCTCCATGATCACACCCAAATTTGATTCCAG aattttcaaGACACCGGGTTTGCGCACACCCGCAGTAAACGAACGTGTTTACACCATCTCTGCCAACGGCAGCCCCCTTGCCGACAGCAACGATATCTTCATTTCAGTCCCTGTTGGAGGAGGGGAG agcattCGTTTAACAGCAAGTGATTTGACCAAGAAGAATCTTCTTCACCTGAATCCGGAGGCCCAAGGAATTATGAAGAAGTTATCA gTTCGTCTTGCACAAGCTTGCAGTGGTGCAAAAACCCACAGATGA
- the AIRIM gene encoding AFG2-interacting ribosome maturation factor isoform X2, translating to MAAAAAMAAALREWAAAAAGQDAAWRAALAAWAPLLGSLAGLAAQMRAVRRLAWGGSPLGSFGGLRARLWRKQRGAAEALLEELGSRRAELRAVRDAVGAGVAAVLRLYEERAAELGLAAALRRGPRCPSLADALEGLQDVERYYRHLYLESKLLLRRASCDSLAEMEALPQSWERILERYKEDVVQDTLLKISLFVDNQRELCCSPGS from the exons atggcggcggcggcggcgatggcggcggcgctgcgggagtgggcggcggcggcggcggggcaggacgCGGCCTGGCGGGCGGCTCTGGCCGCCTGGGCGCCGCTGCTGGGCTCGCTGGCCGGGCTGGCGGCGCAGATGCGGGCGGTGCGGCGGCTGGCGTGGGGCGGGTCGCCGCTGGGCTCCTTCGGCGGCTTGCGGGCGCGGCTGTGGCGGAAGCAGCGCGGCGCGGCCGAGGCGCTGCTGGAGGAGCTCGGCAGCCGgcg GGCGGAGCTGCGGGCCGTGCGGGACGCGGTGGGGGCCGGCGTGGCCGCCGTGCTGCGGCTGTACGAGGAGCGGGCGGCAGAGCTGGGCCTGGCGGCGGCCCTGCGGCGCGGGCCGCGCTGCCCCTCGCTGGCTGACgcgctggaggggctgcaggacGTGGAGCGCTACTACCGGCACCT GTACCTGGAGAGCAAGCTCCTCCTGCGCCGCGCCAGCTGCGACAGCCTGGCAGAGATGGAAGCCCTCCCACAGTCTTGGGAGAGGATTTTGGAGCGCTACAAGGAAGACGTCGTCCAAG ATACACTTCTTAAGATCTCTCTGTTTGTGGACAACCAGCGAGAGCTGTGCTGCTCACCAGGCTCCTGA
- the AIRIM gene encoding AFG2-interacting ribosome maturation factor isoform X1 — MAAAAAMAAALREWAAAAAGQDAAWRAALAAWAPLLGSLAGLAAQMRAVRRLAWGGSPLGSFGGLRARLWRKQRGAAEALLEELGSRRAELRAVRDAVGAGVAAVLRLYEERAAELGLAAALRRGPRCPSLADALEGLQDVERYYRHLYPSAVGLSGQRWRAPFSLCRPYRARRYLESKLLLRRASCDSLAEMEALPQSWERILERYKEDVVQDTLLKISLFVDNQRELCCSPGS, encoded by the exons atggcggcggcggcggcgatggcggcggcgctgcgggagtgggcggcggcggcggcggggcaggacgCGGCCTGGCGGGCGGCTCTGGCCGCCTGGGCGCCGCTGCTGGGCTCGCTGGCCGGGCTGGCGGCGCAGATGCGGGCGGTGCGGCGGCTGGCGTGGGGCGGGTCGCCGCTGGGCTCCTTCGGCGGCTTGCGGGCGCGGCTGTGGCGGAAGCAGCGCGGCGCGGCCGAGGCGCTGCTGGAGGAGCTCGGCAGCCGgcg GGCGGAGCTGCGGGCCGTGCGGGACGCGGTGGGGGCCGGCGTGGCCGCCGTGCTGCGGCTGTACGAGGAGCGGGCGGCAGAGCTGGGCCTGGCGGCGGCCCTGCGGCGCGGGCCGCGCTGCCCCTCGCTGGCTGACgcgctggaggggctgcaggacGTGGAGCGCTACTACCGGCACCTGTATCCTTCTGCGGTGGGGCTCTCCGGGCAGCGCTGGCGGGCGCCTTTTTCTCTTTGTCGTCCTTACCGGGCACGAAGGTACCTGGAGAGCAAGCTCCTCCTGCGCCGCGCCAGCTGCGACAGCCTGGCAGAGATGGAAGCCCTCCCACAGTCTTGGGAGAGGATTTTGGAGCGCTACAAGGAAGACGTCGTCCAAG ATACACTTCTTAAGATCTCTCTGTTTGTGGACAACCAGCGAGAGCTGTGCTGCTCACCAGGCTCCTGA